A genomic region of Raphanus sativus cultivar WK10039 chromosome 6, ASM80110v3, whole genome shotgun sequence contains the following coding sequences:
- the LOC108805925 gene encoding putative glycerol-3-phosphate transporter 5, with protein sequence MQSKIVGGGGGLPPAFSLIPSLNKTFTFHQILVLIITFVAYASFHASRKPPSIVKSVLGPSLEQESNNGWAPFNGTEGTKRLGELDLAFLSSYALGMYFAGHLGDRIDLRLFLVFGMMGSGILTVAFGLGYWMNVHLLGFYMTVQIVCGLFQSIGWPCVVSVVGNWCGKEKRGLIMGVWNSHTSVGNIVGSVVASSVLDSGWGWSFALPGGLVIVSGLVVFMCLVVSPRDLGFEEPGKEIEMSLAADTVEEDKEDDDVGLLETIDLDDDDDSLSAIGFLDAWKLPGVAPFAFCLFFSKLVAYTFLYWLPYYLRHQAVAGVYISHKTAGILSTVFDIGGVFGGISAGFISDMIKARALTSVVFLSLSIPVLIMYRVYGSVSMFINIGLMFISGLLVNGPYALITTAVAADLGTQDSIKGNGRALATVTAIIDGTGSVGAALGPLLAGYISSRGWNSVFFMLIVSIFFAGLFLVRLAKAEIKEMSSSGELIASSGP encoded by the exons ATGCAATCAAAGATcgtcggcggcggcggcggcttACCTCCGGCGTTTTCTCTCATCCCAAGCTTAAACAAAACCTTCACATTCCACCAAATCCTCGTCCTCATCATCACCTTCGTAGCCTACGCTTCGTTCCACGCCTCTCGCAAACCTCCAAGCATCGTCAAGAGCGTCCTCGGACCTTCCCTTGAACAAGAATCAAACAACGGATGGGCTCCGTTCAACGGAACCGAAGGAACAAAGAGACTCGGCGAGCTCGATCTAGCCTTCCTTTCTTCCTACGCTCTCGGTATGTATTTCGCTGGTCACTTAGGAGACAGGATCGATCTGAGGCTGTTTCTCGTGTTTGGGATGATGGGAAGTGGGATCCTCACCGTTGCTTTCGGGTTAGGGTATTGGATGAACGTGCACCTCCTCGGGTTTTACATGACTGTTCAGATTGTTTGTGGGTTGTTTCAATCTATTGGGTGGCCTTGTGTTGTCTCTGTGGTTGGCAACTGGTGCGGGAAAGAGAAGCGTGGGTTGATCATGGGTGTTTGGAACTCTCATACTTCTGTTGGGAACATTGTCGGCTCGGTTGTTGCTTCCTCGGTGCTTGATTCCGGGTGGGGATGGTCTTTTGCTTTGCCTGGTGGGTTGGTGATTGTGTCTGGATTGGTTGTGTTTATGTGTCTTGTTGTCAGTCCTCGTGATTTGGGGTTTGAAGAGCCTGGGAAAGAGATTGAGATGAGTTTAGCTGCTGACACTGTAGAGGAGGAcaaggaagatgatgatgttggGCTTCTTGAAACTATAGAtctagatgatgatgatgattctttGTCAGCTATTGGGTTTCTTGATGCGTGGAAGTTACCTGGTGTTGCTCCTTTCGCTTTCTGCTTGTTCTTCTCCAAACTCGTCGCTTACACGTTCCTCTATTGGTTACCATACTACTTAAGGCACCAAG CTGTTGCGGGTGTTTATATCTCCCACAAAACCGCTGGGATTCTCTCGACAGTGTTTGATATTGGAGGAGTCTTTGGTGGGATATCAGCAGGTTTTATCTCCGACATGATCAAAGCACGTGCACTCACATCAGTCGTGTTCTTGTCGCTATCCATACCTGTCTTGATTATGTACAGAGTCTATGGGAGTGTGTCCATGTTCATCAACATCGGTTTGATGTTTATATCCGGGTTATTAGTAAACGGTCCTTACGCACTCATAACCACAGCCGTTGCAGCTGATCTTGGAACACAAGACTCCATTAAAGGGAACGGCAGGGCGTTGGCGACGGTAACAGCTATTATAGACGGTACTGGCTCCGTTGGGGCGGCTCTGGGACCGTTGCTTGCTGGTTATATATCGAGCAGAGGGTGGAATAGTGTGTTTTTCATGCTTATTGTTTCGATTTTCTTTGCGGGTTTGTTCTTGGTTCGGCTTGCAAAAGCTGAGATTAAAGAGATGAGTAGTTCTGGTGAATTGATAGCGTCTAGTGGTCCTTAA